GGCGGCGTCTACATCCTCGACGAGCCGACCACCGGCCTGCATCTCGCCGACGTCGAGCAGCTGCTCGGTCTGCTGGACCGGCTCGTCGACTCCGGCAAGTCGGTCATCGTCATCGAACACCACCAAGCGGTGATGGCGCATGCCGACTGGATCATCGACCTGGGCCCCGGCGCGGGGCACGACGGCGGCCGGGTCGTCTTCGAAGGCACACCCGCCGACCTCGTCGCCGCACGCTCCACCCTCACCGGCGAGCATCTCGCGGCCTACGTCGGCGCCTGATCCGCACGTCGCGCCGACAGCATCGTCACCCGTGGTAACGATGCTGTCCACGGCCCGTGCCGCCGCGAGCGGTGCGGAGTCCGATGTGCCAAGCGTCAATTCCAGTTGTCGATCTTGACGTCGTAGGGGTCCGGCGCGCCTTTCCCGGTCTCGACCAGCGACTTCAAGCTCAGCAGAAAGACCGCCCACTTCGTGCTGCAGTGGTGCATGAACTCCACCGGCTCCTTCCAGCCCCGGTGCGCGAAGAGCACGACGGTGTAGTCGCCCGCCTGATCGAGGGTCCAGTCCACCTCGGTGCCGATCCACTCGTCGGGCCCGCCGACCACCTCCCACAGCACGCGCTTGCCCGGGTCGAGCGCGCGCACTCGCATATCGAATCCGCCCGCGCCGAACCGGAACTCGATCAGTCCGCCGAGTTCGTCGCTCGTGCCGCGCGTGTCGCTCGCCCACCAGCCGGCCAGCCCCTCGGTGGTGGTCAGGGCGGCGTAGACCTCGTCCACCGGCGCTTCGATGCCGACTCTGTGCAGGATGTCCACCATTGTCGATTCCTTTCCTCGGTTGCTTTCGATTCACTGCTGGTCTCGACCACGCTCGATCGCCTCGGCGATCCGCTTGATACGGCGGAGCCTGGCGTCCCACGCCGCGCCCACGGAAGACAGCTGGGCGACCGCTCGGGCGAGTTGCGCCTCGTCCACGCGGTACCGCCGCTCCCGCCCGGCAGGCGTGGCGTGCACCAAGCCGACGCGATCGAGCACGCCGAGATGTTTCGCGACCGCCTGCCGTGTCACGGGCAGCTGCTCGCTGAGACTGGTGGCGGTGCCCCCGCCGTCCACCAGGAGCAGGTCGAGCATCCGCCGACGGGTCGGATCCCCGATGGCGGACCACAGGTCGTCGTCGACCGCCGCGGTCACGGGGCCGACACCAGCCGGGCGATGTATTCCCCCAGCCGGGGAACGTAGGTGTCCCATCCCACGGTGTGCTCGCGGTATTGCTCGGCCAGCTTCGCGGCCTCCCAGCCCGTCTCCCGGAAACCGGTCTCGGTGAGCCGGATCCGGGTCCCCGCACCCGAGGCAACGAGTTCGAAGGTGACCAGCAGCGAGCCCGCGGAGTCATCGACCTCGCCGTCGGGGTAGCACCAGCGGAAGGAGAACACCCGAGGCCGCTCGGCCCGCACCACAGTGATCGGAGCGACCTGCGCGCGGTCTCCCCAGACGAGTTCACCGACCGCACCGGGAGTCACGTCGAAGTCGGCGTCGTCGCTCCACCACTGCGAGATGTGCTCCGGGCTGCTGACAACCTCGAACACCACCTCGGGAGAGGCGTCGACGTAGATCTCCCGTTCGATGCTGCCGTACTCCATACTCGTCGCCCTTCCATCATATGCAACATTTGGTTGCACATCACGCTAGCCCGCCACCGGCCGAAGCGCAACCATTAGTTGCATATTCGCCTGCGGACCGTCGTCGGCGCGCGATCTCCACGCCCGCCCGCCGGTTTACCGAGATCACTGCCCGTCAGCCGGATCGCCGGTCGCTCACCGGTCCGGGCGACCGATCGCGCGGCATGCGCCGCACGCTGGAGCATGCCGTGGAGGAACAACGGCGCGGGACAGCCGGTCCACTCAGCCCGCCACAATTCGTAGGCGTTGGCCGCCTCCGCGATATCCCGGGCGCGAGCGACGTTGTCCCGGGCGGCGGCCGCGAAGTTCGCGTCGGCACGGGCGAGACCGCACGCACCGGCCGCCGCGTCCGCCCGTGCCGAATCGGCCAGACCGCGGGCAACGACAGAGCTATTGCAACGGAACACCTTTCGCGACCGGCGAACCGCCGGGTTACCCGCCGGGGTTGCCGACCTGATCCGGAATGGCCGGACTCGGTGTCACCGTGCGGCGTCGTCGCCGAGTGTGAAGGTGATCACGACCGGTCCGCCCGAGGGGCAGCGGTTGGCGTCGCGCCCTTTCGAATTCCCGACAATTGGATGTCGGCGCTACGAGAACGGCGTTACGCCCGGGATTTCGGGGCTCTGTCCGGGCCCCGGTGCACCGCCCCGGAGAGCCACGTCACGGTAAGGCGCCGGAATGGCATGGGAGGGCACGTTTCGCGACGTTCGCGATCGGTAATGTCGGACGGGTGAGTAGCTGGGTGCGCCGGAAGTTCCACGGCATCGGACGAATCGATCGGGCGATCGGCGGCGCGGTCGCCGAACTGCCGGCCTCGGTGGTCGACCACGGCCTCTTGCGGCTCACCAACAGTGCCGATTTCAGCGGCTTGTGGCTGGCTCTCGCGACACTGCTCGCCACCCGCCAGGGCGCACCGCGCCGGGCCGCGCTGCGCGGTGTCGCCTCCGTCGCAGGAGCCAGCCTCGTCGTCAATGTGGGCCTCAAGTCGCTCATCGCACGACGCAGGCCCGCCGCCGAACTGCTGCCGGTGTACCGGCGGCTCACCCCCGCCCCGAGGTCGTCGTCGTTCCCCTCGGGACACAGCGCCTGCGCCGCCGCGTTCGCCACGGCCGTGGCCATGGAAAGCCCGCGCACCGCGCTGGTGGTCGCCCCGCTGGCCGCCACCGTCGCCTACTCGCGGGTGCACACCGGCGTGCACTGGAGTTCCGATGTGGTCATCGGCGCGGCCGTCGGTTCCGGTGTCGCCTTGGCCACGCGACGCTGGTGGCCGGTGCGCGAATCCGATGAGGCGCAGGCCAGCCCGGTCCCCGCGGTGCCGACGCTGGTGGAGGGCAAAGGCCTCGTGGTCATGGTCAATCCGATTTCCGGCGATCCGAATTACGACCCCACCGACGACGTCGTCGAGGCCCTGCCCGCCGCCACCGTGCTGCGCACGCAGCCCGATGTCGACTGCGCCGACCAGCTCGAGCGGGCCATCGCCGACCACGGCGAACCGGTGCTGGCGGTCGGTGTCGCCGGTGGCGACGGCACGGTGGCGGCCGTGGCCGCGGTCGCGTTGCGCCACGAACTGCCGCTGGTCGTCATCCCCACCGGCACGCTCAACCACTTCGCCCGCGACCTCGGCGTCTACGACCTGCGCGAAGTGATCGATGCGACCGGCGAGGGCGAGGCGGTCGCGGTCGACATCGCCAGCGTCGAATGCGAGGACGAGACCGGTTCGCGCACCAGGCATCTGATCAACACGGCCAGCCTCGGCGCCTATCCGGATCTGGTGCAGCTGCGCGAACAATGGCAGTCACGCTGGGGCAAATGGCCGGCGTTCGCCGCCGCGCTCGTGGTCACCCTGCGCCGGGCCGAGCCGATCGAGATCTGCCTGGACGGACGCTGGCAGCGGGTCTGGTTCCTCTTCGTCGGCAACGGTCCCTACCATCCGCACGGCGCGGTGCCCGCTTTCCGCGACCGGCTCGACGCCGGACTGCTCGACGTGCGCTGGCTGCGCGCCGATCTGCGCTGGTCGCGCACCCGTGCCGTGCTGGCACTGCTGCTGGCGGCGATCGGCCACAGCAAGGTCTACGGCGAGCGGCAGCTGCCCGAACTCTTCGTGCACCTGCCCACGCCGGAGGCGCTGGCCACCGACGGTGAGGTGATCGGCAAGGCCACCCGGCTGCACTTCGCCATCGCGGGTCAGCTCGCCGTCTACCGCCGGGACGAATCGAATCCCCTCTGGGCCGACCGCAGCCGCCCCCACCACCGCCGATCGCCCTGGCTCCGCGACGCCTTCCGTGCCCGCCGACCGTTTCAGCGACGTGCGGGCGAAGACTGACCCACGGCCGCGCCCTACTTCATGTAGCGCAGCAACCCGAGGTCCGGCTCGAGCGCGCCGTCCTGGCCCAGGGACAGGAAGTCCGCCTCGACGGCGTCGCGCTCCAGCACCCCGGCCCGCACCGCGTGGTAACGCACGACCGACCAGAGGAAGATATCGAGATCGTCGAAACGAGTGCCGCCCTCGACGACTTCCTCCTCGTGGAACCAGATCGCGACCTGTCCGTTGGTGAGCACCAGGTACAGGTTGCCGCCGCCGTCCGCGCCGATCGAGTACACGTCGTCGTCGGTCAACTCGGTCTCGTAGTCGGAGTCCATCAGCCCGCAGTCGTTGCCGGCGAAATCGAAACCGTAGGACCAGGAATGGATGTCCAGGAACTGCGGCATGCGCCCGGATCGCACCCGGCGGTCGAAGGCCGCCAGAGCCGCCGCGGCCGCGGGCGCCAACCGGTCCAGAAAGGGCGCCACGGGCCGGGTTTCTTCCGGCACGATGACCGGCGGCCGGTCGGCGAACCATCTCGCCAGATCGGCGTCCAGGTCGCGCTCGACATAGCCGGCCAAGTCGTCACGAGTAAGTGTCACCGCCGAATCCTAGACGGGGGCAGACGCATTCGCCGGCTTGCGCACGTCGTACTGCACCTGTCGCAGCCGCACTGCACGTCCGCCGCCGTCCCTGCGCGGCCGCATCCGGTAGCCCAGCGTTAAGCTGCTGCACCTATGGCACTCAGCGCGACACTGCACAGCTTCGCCGTCCACTTGGCCGACGTCGACCGCGGCGTCTATCAGGAGCTGGAGTTGCGGGTGGCGTGTCACCCGTCGGAATCCGCGGAGTTCATGCTGACCCGCGTGCTGGCCTACTGCCTCGAGTACGAGGAGGGGATCGCCTTCAGCGACGGCGGAGTCTCGTCCACCGACGAGCCCGCGGTGCTGGTCCGCGACCTCACCGGACGGCTGACCGCGTGGATCGAAGTCGGCGCGCCGGACGCCGAGCGGGTGCACCGGGGCAGCAAGCTGGCCGAACGCGTCGCCGTCTACACCCATCGCGACCCGGTGAAAGTACTGGCGCAACTCACCGGCAAACGCATTCATCGCGCCGACGCGATACCGCTGTACAGCTTCGATCGCGACTTCATCGATGCCGCCGTCGCCGCGGTCGAACGACGCAACGCTGTCACCCTGTCCGTCACCGAGCGTTTGCTGTATCTGGACCTCAACGGCACCGGACTGAGCACTTCCGTGCACGAGCACCGGCTCACGTAGCGTTCTTCGATCCGGACCGTTCGCGATAGGCCGGCGACGCCGGTCGTCATGTTGCGCACGGGGTGTTGTCCCTGGCCGACCGAAGCGGTTTTTCGACCTCCCCCACGGAACCGGCGCGGCGTTCGAGTCCCAGCGGAACCACCCGAACGGCGACCCACCGTCTACTGCGAGGTGGGGAAGGTTCGTGACGCGCGGCTCACCGCATCCGGCGTTCGCACTCCTCGAATTCGGCTCCCGTTGCGAAGCAGTCGTCGAGGCCGCTCTGCACGTCGCCACTGGTGGGCGGCTCACCGCAGAGGATTCCGCAGCGCTCGTAGTTCGGGACGGCAGTGCCGTCGGGCCGATGGCAGGCGTCGCTGTCACAGGCGTAGCCGCGCGTGTGGGGATCGCGCGGGATCGGGTTCCGGCTATAGGACCACACGAACGCGTCGGTGTTCTGTACCTGTGTGCAGTAGACGGTCCGACCGTCGGCGAGGTGGCCAACCGCGCCGGGATCCTGGCAATAGTCGTTCAAGGTGACCGTGGAACCGTTCGACGGTCCGGCCGACCCACTGCCCGACGGCAGCGGCGCGGCCGCCGAGGTCGCGAACATCGCCGCCAGGAACGTCACCCCGCCGACAACCCCCACGACAATCCTGTGCACCACCCCTCCCTCAGCGAGCCCACCCATACTTCCCTCCCTACTACTTCACGACCGAGCCCCGGACTATACGCTTTCCACCAACACGAGTGGCACATGAGCGTGAACCCTTCTCGCGCTCCGCCACGACCATGTGCCACTCGCAGAGTTGGCCTGTTTGCCCGTGTTCGGCCTCGGAGGGTAGGGCCGTTGCACTCGCCGTGCATGTGCGGCTTCCGGTCCACGAGTGTCCATGGTTGCGAGCTGGCACGCTCAGGCGAATCGCCGGCGCTCAGAACAGGAAATAGCGCTGCGCCATGGGCAATTCGGCAGCTGGTTGTTCGCGCCAGACCTCGCCGTCGATGCGGACGGTGAAGGTGTCCGGGTCGACCTCGATGCGCGGCATGGCGTCGTTGTGCGGCAGATCCGTCTTCGTCACGCCCCGCACGTTGCGGACCGGCACCAGCCTGCGCCGCACCCGCAGCCGGTCGGCGAGGCCGTCCTCGATCGCCTGCTCGGAGACGAAATGCAGCGAGGTGGCGGCGGCGGTCGCCGGGGCGGCGCCGAACATGGGGCGCGGTAGCACCGGCTGCGGTGTCGGGATGGAGGCGTTGGCGTCGCCCATCGCGGCCCAGGCGATCGCGCCGCCCTTGAGCACGGCGTGCGGGCGAACGCCGAAGAACGCGGGCTCCCACAGCACCAGATCGGCGAGCTTGCCCACTTCGACCGAACCGATCTCGTGGTCCAGGCCGTGCGCGATAGCCGGGCAGATGGTGTATTTCGCGACGTACCGCCGCACCCGTGCGTTGTCGGCGGCGCCGTCGCCCGGCAGGGCGCCGCGGCGGCGCTTCATCACGTGCGCGGTCTGCCAGGTGCGCAGTACGACCTCACCGATGCGGCCCATGGCCTGCGAGTCGCTGCCGATCATCGAGATGGCGCCCAGATCGTGCAGCAGGTCCTCGGCCGCGATGGTGGACGGGCGGATGCGGCTCTCGGCGAAGGCCAGGTCCTCGGGGATCGACGCGCTCAGGTGGTGGCACACCATGAGCATGTCCAGGTGCTCGTCGAGCGTGTTGATCGTGTGCGGGCGAGTCGGGTTGGTCGAGCTGGGCAGCACGTTGGGATGGGCGGCGACGGTGATGATGTCGGGCGCGTGCCCGCCGCCCGCGCCCTCGGTGTGGTAGGCGTGGA
Above is a genomic segment from Nocardia sputorum containing:
- a CDS encoding SRPBCC family protein, with amino-acid sequence MVDILHRVGIEAPVDEVYAALTTTEGLAGWWASDTRGTSDELGGLIEFRFGAGGFDMRVRALDPGKRVLWEVVGGPDEWIGTEVDWTLDQAGDYTVVLFAHRGWKEPVEFMHHCSTKWAVFLLSLKSLVETGKGAPDPYDVKIDNWN
- a CDS encoding ArsR/SmtB family transcription factor, with the translated sequence MTAAVDDDLWSAIGDPTRRRMLDLLLVDGGGTATSLSEQLPVTRQAVAKHLGVLDRVGLVHATPAGRERRYRVDEAQLARAVAQLSSVGAAWDARLRRIKRIAEAIERGRDQQ
- a CDS encoding SRPBCC family protein encodes the protein MEYGSIEREIYVDASPEVVFEVVSSPEHISQWWSDDADFDVTPGAVGELVWGDRAQVAPITVVRAERPRVFSFRWCYPDGEVDDSAGSLLVTFELVASGAGTRIRLTETGFRETGWEAAKLAEQYREHTVGWDTYVPRLGEYIARLVSAP
- a CDS encoding bifunctional phosphatase PAP2/diacylglycerol kinase family protein gives rise to the protein MSSWVRRKFHGIGRIDRAIGGAVAELPASVVDHGLLRLTNSADFSGLWLALATLLATRQGAPRRAALRGVASVAGASLVVNVGLKSLIARRRPAAELLPVYRRLTPAPRSSSFPSGHSACAAAFATAVAMESPRTALVVAPLAATVAYSRVHTGVHWSSDVVIGAAVGSGVALATRRWWPVRESDEAQASPVPAVPTLVEGKGLVVMVNPISGDPNYDPTDDVVEALPAATVLRTQPDVDCADQLERAIADHGEPVLAVGVAGGDGTVAAVAAVALRHELPLVVIPTGTLNHFARDLGVYDLREVIDATGEGEAVAVDIASVECEDETGSRTRHLINTASLGAYPDLVQLREQWQSRWGKWPAFAAALVVTLRRAEPIEICLDGRWQRVWFLFVGNGPYHPHGAVPAFRDRLDAGLLDVRWLRADLRWSRTRAVLALLLAAIGHSKVYGERQLPELFVHLPTPEALATDGEVIGKATRLHFAIAGQLAVYRRDESNPLWADRSRPHHRRSPWLRDAFRARRPFQRRAGED
- a CDS encoding YaeQ family protein, whose translation is MALSATLHSFAVHLADVDRGVYQELELRVACHPSESAEFMLTRVLAYCLEYEEGIAFSDGGVSSTDEPAVLVRDLTGRLTAWIEVGAPDAERVHRGSKLAERVAVYTHRDPVKVLAQLTGKRIHRADAIPLYSFDRDFIDAAVAAVERRNAVTLSVTERLLYLDLNGTGLSTSVHEHRLT
- a CDS encoding urease subunit alpha yields the protein MSELSRARYAELFGPTTGDRIRLADTDLLIEITEDRSGGPGRAGDEAVFGGGKVLRESMGQSRATRAEGAPDTVITGVVIVDHWGIVKADVGIRDGRISAIGKAGNPDTMTGVHPDLVVGPSTEIIAGNGRILTAGAIDCHVHFICPQLLEEALGGGITTLIGGGTGPAEGSKATTVTPGAWHLARMLEATDGWPVNIVLLGKGNTVSAEAMWEQLRAGAAGFKLHEDWGSTPAAIDACLTVADAAGVQVALHSDTLNEAGFVEDTLAAIAGRGIHAYHTEGAGGGHAPDIITVAAHPNVLPSSTNPTRPHTINTLDEHLDMLMVCHHLSASIPEDLAFAESRIRPSTIAAEDLLHDLGAISMIGSDSQAMGRIGEVVLRTWQTAHVMKRRRGALPGDGAADNARVRRYVAKYTICPAIAHGLDHEIGSVEVGKLADLVLWEPAFFGVRPHAVLKGGAIAWAAMGDANASIPTPQPVLPRPMFGAAPATAAATSLHFVSEQAIEDGLADRLRVRRRLVPVRNVRGVTKTDLPHNDAMPRIEVDPDTFTVRIDGEVWREQPAAELPMAQRYFLF